Proteins co-encoded in one Gouania willdenowi chromosome 1, fGouWil2.1, whole genome shotgun sequence genomic window:
- the LOC114465713 gene encoding ATP-dependent RNA helicase DDX39A yields MAEHDVDNELLDYEEDEEPQGAPESGTPANRKEVKGSYVSIHSSGFRDFLLKPELLRAIVDCGFEHPSEVQHECIPQAILGMDILCQAKSGMGKTAVFVLATLQQIEPVDGQVSVLVMCHTRELAFQISKEYERFSKYMSTVKVSVFFGGLSIKNDEEVLKKNCPHIVVGTPGRTLALIRNKTLSVKNIKHFVLDECDKMLEALDMRRDVQEIFRLTPHEKQVMMFSATLSKDVRPVCRKFMQDPMEVFVDDETKLTLHGLQQYYCKLKDSEKNRKLFDLLDVLEFNQVVIFVKSVHRCVALSQLLVEQNFPAIAIHRGMAQEERLSRYQQFKDFQRRILVATNLFGRGMDIERVNIVFNYDMPEDSDTYLHRVARAGRFGTKGLAITFVSDETDAKTLNEVQDRFEVNVAELPEEIDISSYIEQSR; encoded by the exons atggCAGAACACGATGTTGACAATGAACTCTTGGACTATGAGGAAGATGAGGAGCCCCAAGGAGCACCTGAGAGCGGTACCCCTGCAAACAGGAAGGAAGTGAAGGGATCCTATGTATCCATTCACAGCTCTGGCTTCAGAGACTTCCTCCTCAAGCCAGAGCTGCTCCGTGCGATAGTTGACTGTGGTTTTGAGCATCCCTCTGAAG TTCAGCATGAGTGCATCCCTCAAGCTATCCTGGGTATGGACATCCTGTGTCAGGCTAAGTCTGGTATGGGAAAAACAGCCGTGTTTGTCCTCGCCACCCTGCAGCAGATTGAACCCGTTGATGGACAG GTTTCTGTTTTGGTGATGTGCCACACACGAGAGCTGGCCTTCCAGATCAGCAAAGAGTACGAGCGCTTCTCCAAGTACATGTCCACCGTCAAGGTGTCCGTGTTCTTTGGCGGGCTGTCCATTAAGAATGACGAGGAAGTCCTGAAGAAGAACTGCCCTCACATTGTGGTCGGAACCCCTGGACGCACCCTGGCTCTCATCCGCAACAAGACGCTCAGTGTGAAGAACATCAAACACTTTGTGCTTGATGAGTGTGATAAGATGCTGGAGGCATTGG ACATGAGGCGTGACGTCCAGGAAATTTTCCGACTGACGCCACACGAGAAGCAGGTCATGATGTTCAGTGCAACTCTCAGTAAGGACGTCCGCCCAGTGTGCCGCAAGTTCATGCAGGAC CCGATGGAGGTGTTTGTAGATGATGAGACCAAGTTGACGCTCCATGGATTACAGCAGTATTATTGCAAACTGAAGGACAGCGAGAAGAACCGCAAACTGTTCGACCTGCTTGACGTGCTCGAGTTTAACCAG GTGGTGATCTTTGTGAAGTCAGTGCACCGCTGTGTTGCCCTGTCGCAGCTGCTGGTAGAGCAGAACTTTCCTGCTATTGCCATCCACAGAGGAATGGCCCAGGAGGAGAG GTTGTCCAGGTACCAGCAGTTCAAAGATTTTCAGAGGCGGATCCTGGTGGCCACAAACTTGTTCGGCCGTGGCATGGATATTGAACGAGTCAACATCGTGTTCAACTACGACATGCCGGAGGATTCAGACACATACCTTCACAGA gtgGCTCGTGCTGGAAGGTTTGGCACCAAAGGCCTGGCCATCACCTTTGTGTCTGATGAAACTGACGCCAAAACCCTGAACGAGGTTCAGGACCGCTTCGAAGTAAACGTAGCAGAGCTACCCGAGGAGATCGACATCTCCTCTTACA TTGAACAGTCCAGATGA